One window of the Archangium primigenium genome contains the following:
- a CDS encoding FAD-dependent monooxygenase encodes MRSEVDVAVVGGGPVGWMVACELALGGVRVSVHERRTERVSQSRALTLHPRSLEILALRGLADRFLARGRPLPLGHYAQLDTRLDFSPLDTAFPYTLFIPQSQTEALLEERARELGVDIQRGCRVTDLREDAEGVDLEGTREGGDTFQVRARYVVGADGARSAVRTLAGIAFPGTPATRSMMLGDVVLATPPATPGWSTVTAAGGMMLAPLGDGLHHRLVVNDPRRAGAPLSEPVTLEELAGSVRAIADTDFGMHSPRWLSRFGDETRLAATYRAGRVFLAGDAAHIHLPAGGQGLNVGLQDAMNLGWKLAGVLRGRAPDALLDSYHRERHGVGARLLRNTLSQTALLSDFGPAGLALREAVSGLLTLPEANRRLAEQIAAFDVAYAGSFLPAPPGVEGTGGLVGRRLPELTLRGPRGEVRSLYALMHEGRWLVLQRESTAPRPALSSAWADWTTVVTADVPERAGEWGTWSSLWVRPDGHVGYVDRGRG; translated from the coding sequence ATGCGCAGCGAGGTGGATGTCGCCGTGGTGGGTGGAGGGCCGGTTGGCTGGATGGTGGCGTGTGAGCTGGCCCTGGGCGGGGTCCGGGTCTCGGTCCACGAGCGCCGGACGGAACGGGTGTCGCAGTCACGCGCCCTGACGCTGCATCCCCGCTCGTTGGAGATCCTGGCGCTGCGCGGGTTGGCGGACCGATTCCTCGCCCGGGGCCGGCCCCTGCCCTTGGGCCACTACGCCCAGCTGGACACCCGCCTGGACTTCTCCCCGCTCGACACGGCGTTTCCCTATACCCTGTTCATTCCCCAGTCCCAGACGGAGGCGCTCCTGGAGGAGCGCGCGCGGGAACTGGGCGTGGACATCCAGCGGGGCTGCCGGGTCACCGACCTGCGCGAGGACGCCGAGGGGGTGGACCTGGAGGGCACGCGCGAGGGGGGTGACACCTTCCAGGTGCGGGCCCGGTACGTGGTGGGCGCGGATGGGGCGCGCAGCGCCGTGCGGACCCTGGCCGGCATCGCGTTTCCGGGCACCCCCGCGACGCGGAGCATGATGCTAGGCGATGTCGTCCTCGCCACGCCTCCGGCCACGCCGGGCTGGAGCACGGTGACGGCCGCGGGCGGCATGATGCTGGCGCCGCTCGGCGATGGTCTGCACCACCGGCTGGTGGTGAATGATCCGCGCCGCGCGGGCGCGCCGCTCTCCGAGCCCGTGACGCTGGAGGAACTGGCCGGCTCCGTTCGCGCCATCGCGGACACGGACTTCGGGATGCACTCGCCGCGATGGTTGTCCCGCTTCGGAGACGAGACCCGGCTGGCCGCGACCTACCGCGCGGGCCGCGTCTTCCTGGCGGGGGACGCGGCCCACATCCACTTGCCCGCGGGTGGCCAGGGCCTCAACGTGGGCCTCCAGGACGCGATGAACCTGGGGTGGAAGCTGGCGGGGGTGTTGCGTGGACGCGCCCCGGACGCACTGCTCGACAGCTACCACCGCGAGCGCCACGGGGTGGGGGCGCGCCTCCTGCGCAACACCCTGAGCCAGACCGCGCTGCTCTCCGACTTCGGGCCCGCGGGATTGGCCCTGCGCGAGGCGGTCTCGGGCCTGCTCACGCTGCCCGAGGCCAATCGCAGGCTCGCCGAGCAGATCGCCGCCTTCGACGTGGCCTACGCCGGGTCGTTCCTGCCCGCGCCCCCCGGCGTGGAGGGGACGGGCGGACTCGTGGGGCGGCGGTTGCCCGAGCTGACGTTGCGAGGCCCGAGGGGGGAGGTCCGCTCCCTCTACGCCCTGATGCACGAGGGCAGGTGGCTGGTGCTCCAGCGCGAGTCCACGGCTCCGCGTCCCGCGCTGAGTTCCGCCTGGGCGGACTGGACGACCGTGGTGACCGCCGACGTCCCGGAGCGCGCCGGGGAGTGGGGGACGTGGTCCTCGCTGTGGGTGCGTCCCGATGGCCACGTGGGCTACGTGGACCGAGGGAGGGGCTGA
- a CDS encoding TetR/AcrR family transcriptional regulator C-terminal domain-containing protein: MRIQRERAVQAALALLDEEGIEGVTMRKLAQRLEVQAPSLYWHFASKQALLDGMADALLEDVARGVDPKAPWDAVVRDVTAQLRQALRSRRDGARVFAGTYVVTENVLRVSEAMMGALRRAGASSRVAAWGSFSLVYYVLGFTLEEQGLDPRSNPEASRFHERREHFAAFPPGQFPHVLAALADIFDEDLEARFAFGLERLVTGLRADLSLSA, encoded by the coding sequence ATGCGCATCCAGCGGGAGCGGGCGGTCCAGGCCGCGTTGGCGTTGTTGGACGAGGAGGGAATCGAGGGGGTGACGATGCGCAAGCTGGCGCAACGGCTGGAGGTCCAGGCGCCGTCGCTCTACTGGCACTTCGCCAGCAAGCAGGCACTGCTGGATGGGATGGCGGATGCGCTGCTGGAGGACGTGGCGCGCGGCGTGGACCCCAAGGCCCCGTGGGACGCGGTCGTGCGCGACGTGACGGCCCAACTGAGGCAGGCGCTGCGCTCGCGTCGGGACGGGGCGCGGGTGTTCGCGGGCACCTACGTGGTCACGGAGAACGTGCTGCGCGTGAGCGAGGCGATGATGGGCGCCCTGCGGCGCGCGGGTGCCAGCTCGCGTGTGGCGGCCTGGGGCAGCTTCTCCCTCGTCTATTACGTCCTCGGCTTCACCCTGGAGGAGCAAGGGCTGGATCCCCGCTCGAATCCCGAGGCGTCCCGGTTCCACGAGCGCCGCGAGCACTTCGCGGCCTTCCCGCCCGGCCAGTTTCCCCACGTCCTCGCCGCGCTCGCGGACATCTTCGACGAGGACCTGGAGGCCCGGTTCGCCTTCGGCCTCGAGCGGCTCGTCACCGGGTTGCGCGCCGACCTGTCGCTCAGCGCTTGA